The following proteins come from a genomic window of Elusimicrobiota bacterium:
- a CDS encoding ketoacyl-ACP synthase III — protein sequence MAGVRFLSTGAGLPDRVLTNADLAKMVDTTDEWITDRTGIKERRIAGDDEATSDLSARAARQALERAGVAPTDVDLVVVATCTPDHLFPSTACLVQKALGLTKAMAFDVSAACSGFVYGLAVVKGMLETGQARTALLIGADTLSRFTDWTDRGTCVLFGDGAGALLMQATDGPGDLLSVFTGSEGAAGDVLCIPGGGSRHPAGAGAVPKHPAHIKMDGREVFKHAVARMIEAATAALAKAGKTPADLRLLIPHQANLRIIDAIAKRIAIPNDRVFRNVQKYGNMSAATTVIALDEAVQAGQVRRGDLVELIAFGAGLTWGAAVLRW from the coding sequence CGACGAATGGATCACCGACCGCACGGGCATCAAGGAGCGGCGCATCGCCGGGGACGACGAGGCCACCTCCGACCTGTCCGCCCGCGCCGCGCGCCAGGCCCTTGAACGGGCGGGGGTGGCGCCCACGGACGTGGATTTGGTGGTCGTGGCCACTTGCACGCCCGACCATCTGTTCCCGTCCACGGCCTGCCTCGTTCAAAAAGCCCTGGGGCTCACGAAGGCGATGGCTTTTGATGTTTCCGCCGCCTGTTCCGGGTTCGTTTACGGATTGGCGGTGGTGAAGGGAATGCTGGAAACGGGGCAGGCCCGCACAGCGCTTTTGATCGGGGCCGACACCCTGTCGCGTTTCACCGACTGGACCGATCGGGGCACCTGCGTGCTCTTCGGGGACGGGGCCGGGGCGCTGTTGATGCAAGCCACGGACGGTCCCGGGGATTTGTTGTCGGTGTTCACCGGGTCGGAGGGGGCGGCCGGCGACGTTCTGTGCATTCCGGGCGGCGGCTCCCGGCACCCGGCGGGCGCGGGGGCGGTGCCCAAACACCCGGCGCACATCAAGATGGATGGCCGCGAGGTGTTCAAGCACGCCGTGGCCCGGATGATCGAAGCGGCCACCGCCGCCCTGGCCAAGGCGGGCAAAACCCCGGCGGACCTGCGCCTCCTTATACCGCATCAAGCCAATTTGCGCATCATCGACGCCATCGCCAAACGCATCGCCATTCCCAACGACCGGGTGTTCCGCAACGTGCAAAAATACGGGAACATGTCGGCGGCCACCACCGTCATCGCGTTGGATGAGGCGGTGCAGGCCGGACAGGTGCGGCGGGGCGACTTGGTGGAGCTGATCGCCTTCGGGGCCGGCCTCACCTGGGGCGCGGCGGTTTTGCGTTGGTGA
- the fabD gene encoding ACP S-malonyltransferase, translated as MKTAFVFPGQGSQYVAMGAELAATYPAARAVIDRARALLGDAYVDVFLNGPEEKLKDTRYTQVALFIVSMAAHAVLKGLGARADFTAGHSLGEYSALCAAGAFDFETGLRLVKARGEAIGAAAAKVPGTMAAIVGLDRAVVEGICQNASSHGVCQAVNYNCPGQIVIAGEVAAVEAAVKAAQAAGSPKSIVLNVSGPFHSSLMKPAAEAMAGELAKATLQPPVVPVVMNVDARPATEPGVIRTNLVRQIDHPVLWEDTLKTLFAAGVERFIEVGPGRVLSGLLRRTDKTKKFSNIEDKKSAEAVFAVPAAG; from the coding sequence ATGAAAACGGCTTTTGTGTTTCCGGGACAAGGGTCCCAATACGTGGCCATGGGCGCCGAACTGGCCGCGACTTACCCCGCGGCGCGGGCGGTGATCGACCGGGCGCGCGCTTTGCTGGGGGACGCGTACGTCGATGTTTTTCTGAACGGGCCCGAGGAAAAACTCAAGGACACCCGCTACACCCAGGTCGCCCTCTTCATCGTGTCGATGGCGGCCCACGCGGTGTTGAAGGGGTTGGGCGCCCGGGCCGATTTTACCGCCGGTCACAGCCTGGGCGAGTACTCGGCCCTGTGCGCCGCCGGGGCGTTCGATTTTGAAACGGGGTTGCGGTTGGTGAAGGCCCGCGGCGAGGCCATCGGCGCCGCCGCGGCCAAGGTCCCCGGGACCATGGCCGCCATCGTCGGCCTGGACCGCGCGGTGGTCGAGGGGATTTGCCAAAATGCCTCGTCCCACGGGGTGTGCCAGGCCGTCAACTACAACTGCCCCGGTCAAATTGTGATCGCGGGGGAAGTCGCGGCGGTGGAAGCCGCCGTGAAGGCGGCGCAGGCCGCGGGCTCCCCGAAATCCATCGTGCTGAACGTTTCGGGCCCCTTCCATTCGTCGCTCATGAAGCCCGCGGCCGAGGCCATGGCGGGGGAACTGGCGAAGGCGACGCTTCAGCCCCCGGTGGTGCCCGTGGTGATGAACGTCGACGCCCGGCCCGCCACGGAGCCCGGCGTCATTCGGACCAACCTGGTCCGGCAGATCGACCACCCCGTCCTCTGGGAGGACACGCTCAAGACGTTGTTCGCGGCGGGGGTGGAACGATTCATTGAAGTGGGCCCCGGGCGGGTGTTGTCGGGCCTCCTCCGGCGCACCGATAAGACCAAGAAATTTTCTAATATTGAGGACAAGAAATCGGCGGAAGCCGTTTTTGCCGTACCGGCCGCGGGCTGA
- the fabG gene encoding 3-oxoacyl-[acyl-carrier-protein] reductase: MRLKDQVALITGGAQGIGRAIAETYAREGAHLALCDVNEQACQATAEELGKKYNVKTHAAKVNVTLIDECEKWVAAVIEKLGRADILVNNAGITKDNLVMRMSDAEWDAVIAVNLKGVFNCTKAVNRPMFKQRAGRIINIASIVGLMGNAGQVNYSATKGGVIAMTKTCAREFASRNVLVNAIAPGFIRTAMTDKLSDEQKQRLSSAIPLERLGEAQDVANAALFLASPESSYITGQVLSVNGGMYM, from the coding sequence ATGCGACTCAAAGACCAAGTGGCGTTGATCACCGGCGGGGCCCAAGGCATCGGCCGGGCGATCGCCGAAACCTACGCGCGCGAAGGGGCCCACCTGGCCCTCTGCGACGTGAACGAACAGGCCTGCCAGGCCACGGCCGAGGAGCTCGGGAAAAAATACAACGTCAAGACCCACGCCGCGAAGGTGAACGTCACGCTGATCGACGAATGCGAAAAATGGGTGGCGGCGGTCATCGAAAAGCTGGGCCGCGCCGACATCCTGGTGAACAACGCCGGCATCACCAAAGACAATTTGGTCATGCGCATGTCCGACGCCGAGTGGGACGCCGTCATCGCGGTGAATTTGAAAGGCGTGTTCAATTGCACGAAGGCCGTCAACCGGCCCATGTTCAAGCAGCGGGCCGGGCGGATCATCAACATCGCCTCCATCGTGGGGCTCATGGGGAACGCCGGCCAAGTCAATTACTCGGCGACCAAGGGCGGCGTCATCGCCATGACGAAAACCTGCGCCCGCGAGTTCGCCAGCCGCAACGTGCTCGTCAACGCCATCGCGCCCGGGTTCATCCGGACCGCCATGACCGACAAGCTCTCCGACGAACAGAAACAGCGGCTCTCCTCGGCCATCCCGCTGGAACGCCTGGGCGAGGCCCAGGACGTGGCCAACGCGGCGCTTTTCCTCGCCTCGCCCGAGAGCTCCTACATCACGGGGCAAGTCCTTTCGGTCAACGGCGGGATGTACATGTAA
- the acpP gene encoding acyl carrier protein: MADDIETKVREIIIEQLGVDAAQVKTEASFVNDLGADSLDTVELVMALEEAFDMEIPDEEAEKIQTVGQAVSYIQTHKK; the protein is encoded by the coding sequence GTGGCAGACGACATCGAGACAAAAGTGCGGGAAATCATCATCGAGCAATTGGGCGTCGACGCGGCGCAGGTCAAGACGGAGGCGTCCTTCGTCAACGACCTCGGCGCGGACTCGCTCGACACCGTGGAGCTCGTCATGGCGCTCGAAGAGGCCTTCGACATGGAGATCCCGGACGAAGAAGCCGAAAAGATTCAAACCGTCGGTCAGGCGGTCAGCTACATCCAGACCCACAAGAAATAA
- the fabF gene encoding beta-ketoacyl-ACP synthase II, with product MSKKRVVITGLGIVSPIGIGKEAYLDALRNGRSGAGRVTYFDTSTYPCQIDAEVKGFVADNFMDKKKVRRMDRFTQFAMAATKMAVADSGIDFSKEDPDRCGAIVGSGIGGLQTIEAEHSVILEKGMKRVSPFLIPMLISNIAPGEIAIEYGLTGPNYAVSSACATSNHAFGAALRHMRYGDADVLIAGGAEAAITALGYAGFCQARALTSGFNDRPEKASRPFDKDRSGFLMGEGAGIVVLETLEHALARNAKIYGELAGFGATDDAYHITAPSPEAKAATRAMQLALADAGVRPEEVDYVNAHGTSTELNDKTETMALKKVFGEHARKLAVSSTKSMTGHLLGAAGAAELIATLLCMEHGFIHPTINYETPDPDCDLDYVPNTARPGKIMCALSNSLGFGGHNAVIVAKRYQG from the coding sequence ATGAGCAAAAAACGCGTGGTGATCACGGGCCTGGGCATTGTCAGCCCCATCGGCATCGGCAAGGAGGCCTACCTCGACGCGTTGCGGAACGGCCGGTCCGGCGCCGGCCGCGTGACCTATTTCGACACGTCCACCTACCCCTGCCAAATCGACGCGGAGGTGAAGGGGTTCGTCGCCGACAACTTCATGGACAAAAAGAAGGTCCGCCGCATGGACCGGTTCACCCAGTTCGCCATGGCGGCGACGAAAATGGCGGTGGCGGATTCGGGGATTGATTTCTCGAAGGAAGACCCGGACCGTTGCGGCGCGATCGTGGGCTCGGGCATCGGCGGCCTCCAGACCATCGAGGCGGAACACAGCGTGATCCTGGAAAAAGGGATGAAGCGCGTGTCCCCGTTCCTGATCCCCATGTTGATTTCCAACATCGCCCCGGGTGAAATCGCCATTGAATACGGCCTCACCGGGCCCAACTACGCCGTCAGCTCGGCCTGCGCGACCTCGAACCACGCCTTCGGCGCGGCGCTCCGCCACATGCGCTACGGCGACGCCGATGTCTTGATCGCGGGCGGGGCCGAAGCGGCCATCACCGCCCTCGGGTACGCGGGGTTTTGCCAGGCCCGCGCCTTGACCTCCGGTTTCAACGACCGCCCGGAGAAGGCGAGCCGTCCGTTCGACAAGGACCGTTCCGGCTTTTTGATGGGCGAAGGCGCCGGCATTGTCGTGTTGGAAACCCTCGAACACGCCCTGGCCCGCAACGCCAAGATTTACGGCGAGTTGGCGGGATTCGGCGCGACCGACGACGCCTACCACATCACGGCGCCCTCGCCGGAGGCCAAGGCGGCCACCCGCGCCATGCAACTGGCCCTGGCCGACGCGGGCGTCCGCCCGGAGGAAGTCGATTACGTCAACGCGCACGGGACCTCCACCGAACTCAACGACAAGACCGAAACCATGGCCTTGAAAAAAGTGTTCGGCGAACACGCGCGCAAATTGGCCGTTTCCTCGACAAAATCCATGACGGGGCACCTGTTGGGCGCCGCCGGCGCCGCCGAGCTTATCGCGACCTTGCTCTGCATGGAACACGGGTTCATCCACCCGACCATCAACTACGAGACGCCCGACCCGGACTGCGACCTGGACTACGTGCCGAACACGGCGCGCCCCGGAAAGATCATGTGCGCCCTGTCGAACTCCCTGGGCTTTGGCGGGCACAACGCCGTGATTGTGGCGAAACGTTACCAAGGCTGA
- the rnc gene encoding ribonuclease III, with protein sequence MPRADTGPLQRSLRHKFKNTALLEEALTHKSYAMERGGAAFNERLEFLGDSVLAAIVAHYLFKRYPDEDEGKLSKLKSQIVSRSALVLWAREIALGQFLSMSEGEQATGGRERDSLLGNAFEALLGAMFLDGGFPAAQRFVVRLLSKKKQILETDHKSRLQEIIQKRYKVPPSYNLAEQKGPDHNKVFVMEVNIRRRLLGRGEGHSKKEAEQAAAFEALKRIRTHRMAPRIDPHHMAEEETLPLPSPRRPPRG encoded by the coding sequence GTGCCCCGCGCGGACACCGGTCCCCTGCAACGGTCGCTCAGGCACAAATTCAAAAACACCGCCCTGCTTGAGGAGGCGCTCACCCACAAGTCCTACGCGATGGAGCGGGGGGGCGCCGCATTCAACGAGCGGTTGGAGTTCCTGGGGGACAGCGTCCTGGCGGCGATCGTCGCGCACTACCTCTTCAAGCGTTACCCCGATGAAGACGAGGGCAAACTCTCAAAGCTGAAATCCCAGATCGTGTCCCGGTCCGCCTTGGTGTTGTGGGCCCGCGAGATCGCCCTGGGACAATTTTTGTCCATGTCCGAAGGCGAGCAGGCCACCGGCGGCCGGGAACGCGACAGCCTGCTCGGCAACGCCTTTGAGGCCCTGTTGGGGGCGATGTTCCTGGACGGCGGCTTTCCGGCGGCCCAACGCTTTGTGGTGCGCCTTCTCTCGAAGAAAAAGCAAATCCTCGAAACCGATCACAAAAGCCGCCTGCAAGAGATCATCCAAAAACGCTACAAAGTCCCGCCCAGTTACAACCTCGCCGAACAAAAGGGTCCCGACCACAACAAGGTTTTTGTTATGGAGGTCAACATCCGCCGCCGCTTGCTGGGACGCGGCGAAGGGCATTCGAAGAAAGAAGCCGAACAGGCCGCCGCTTTCGAGGCCTTGAAACGGATTCGAACCCATCGCATGGCCCCCCGCATTGATCCGCACCACATGGCGGAAGAAGAGACCCTTCCCCTTCCGTCCCCCCGGCGGCCCCCCCGCGGCTGA
- a CDS encoding acyl-CoA dehydrogenase family protein, with product MNYFLTEDQQAIIETAREIAEKKIKPVREKHDADESFPWEIVEELRKADLFGVYFHPNYGGLGGAGFELVLVVEELSKACGGTALALAATALGAFPIILFGTPAQKKKWLPDLASGKRLGAFAITEPEAGSDATATRCSAKKDGDFYVLNGVKNFCSNGESAEIYSVFATTDLKRGARGITAFVVEKGTPGFTFGKKETKMGIRASTTYELVFDNCRVPASNVLGKEGFGLFVAQATFDISRPGVAAQALGIGTGAMSEALAYAKVRRQFGQSVLSFQSSQHTVANMATSLEASRALLYSVTRAMDVDLKAAVEASEASGKTVYEEMKKASSGRWTKYSGMVKLFCSDTAFWVADSAIQLCGGIGYMRDFPVEKFLRDAKITQIYEGTNQIQRNEIGMMITKELAAKGD from the coding sequence ATGAATTATTTCCTTACCGAAGACCAACAGGCCATCATCGAGACCGCCCGGGAAATCGCCGAAAAGAAAATCAAACCCGTTCGCGAAAAACACGACGCCGACGAATCTTTCCCTTGGGAAATCGTCGAGGAGCTCCGCAAGGCCGATTTGTTCGGCGTGTATTTCCACCCCAACTACGGGGGGTTGGGCGGCGCCGGTTTTGAATTGGTCCTGGTGGTTGAAGAGTTGTCCAAGGCCTGCGGCGGCACCGCGCTGGCGTTGGCGGCCACCGCTTTGGGCGCCTTTCCGATCATCCTCTTCGGCACGCCGGCGCAGAAGAAAAAATGGTTGCCGGACCTGGCCAGCGGCAAACGGCTCGGGGCTTTCGCCATCACGGAACCGGAAGCGGGTTCCGATGCGACGGCCACCCGTTGTTCGGCGAAAAAAGACGGGGATTTCTACGTCTTGAACGGCGTGAAGAATTTTTGCTCGAACGGCGAGTCCGCGGAAATATACTCGGTGTTCGCCACGACGGACCTCAAGCGCGGCGCCCGCGGCATCACGGCGTTCGTGGTCGAAAAGGGCACCCCCGGTTTCACCTTCGGCAAGAAGGAAACCAAAATGGGCATTCGCGCCAGCACGACCTACGAACTGGTGTTCGACAACTGCCGCGTGCCGGCCTCCAACGTCCTGGGCAAAGAAGGTTTCGGCCTCTTCGTGGCCCAGGCGACCTTCGACATTTCCCGGCCCGGCGTGGCCGCCCAGGCCCTCGGCATCGGGACCGGCGCGATGAGCGAAGCGCTGGCTTACGCCAAGGTGCGCCGCCAATTCGGCCAATCGGTGTTGTCGTTCCAGTCCTCCCAGCACACCGTCGCCAACATGGCCACGAGCCTGGAAGCCTCCCGCGCGCTCCTCTACAGCGTCACCCGGGCCATGGACGTGGATCTCAAAGCCGCGGTGGAAGCCTCGGAAGCCTCCGGCAAGACCGTTTACGAAGAGATGAAAAAAGCCTCCAGCGGCCGCTGGACCAAATACTCCGGCATGGTGAAACTGTTCTGCTCCGACACCGCCTTCTGGGTCGCCGACAGCGCCATCCAGCTCTGCGGCGGCATCGGCTACATGCGCGACTTCCCCGTTGAAAAATTCCTGCGGGATGCGAAAATCACGCAAATCTACGAAGGCACCAACCAGATCCAGCGCAACGAGATCGGCATGATGATCACCAAAGAACTCGCCGCCAAAGGCGATTAG
- a CDS encoding electron transfer flavoprotein subunit beta/FixA family protein — protein sequence MGLHIVVCIKQTPATSNIQIDPVTGTLKREGMAAAINPFDEYAIEEAVRIKERVPGTTVSVVTMGPPQAEESLRESIARGADQAFHLTSRAFAGADTWATSYTLQMGIRKIAKEKGPVHLVLCGKQTNDGDTGHVGPGIAAWLDWPNIAYVKKVEAIDEKKIVVHRMMEDGVDVLEMDLPAVIAVVKEINEPRVASLKGKMAAKKAVVPKWTEVDIEADKKSIGLGGSPTIVSKSFNPPPRKGGAKIDGPTPEAKAKALIDKLQEMKLI from the coding sequence ATGGGCCTTCACATCGTTGTTTGCATCAAACAAACCCCGGCGACGTCGAACATCCAAATCGACCCCGTGACCGGCACGCTGAAACGGGAAGGGATGGCGGCCGCCATCAATCCTTTCGACGAATACGCGATCGAAGAGGCGGTCCGCATCAAGGAGCGCGTTCCCGGCACGACGGTGTCGGTGGTGACCATGGGGCCGCCCCAGGCCGAGGAGTCCCTGCGGGAGTCCATCGCGCGCGGGGCCGACCAGGCCTTCCATCTCACGAGCCGCGCCTTCGCCGGCGCGGACACCTGGGCGACCTCGTACACCCTGCAGATGGGCATTCGAAAGATCGCCAAGGAAAAGGGCCCCGTGCATCTGGTGCTCTGCGGCAAACAGACCAACGACGGGGACACGGGGCACGTCGGTCCAGGCATCGCGGCCTGGCTGGATTGGCCCAACATCGCCTACGTCAAAAAAGTGGAAGCCATTGACGAAAAAAAGATCGTCGTCCACCGCATGATGGAGGACGGCGTGGACGTTTTGGAAATGGACCTGCCCGCCGTGATTGCCGTGGTCAAGGAAATCAACGAACCGCGCGTGGCCTCCCTCAAGGGGAAAATGGCCGCCAAAAAAGCCGTGGTGCCCAAGTGGACCGAAGTGGACATCGAGGCCGACAAAAAAAGCATCGGCCTCGGCGGCTCGCCCACGATCGTGTCCAAATCCTTTAACCCGCCGCCCCGCAAGGGCGGCGCCAAAATCGACGGCCCGACGCCCGAAGCCAAAGCGAAGGCCCTGATCGACAAACTCCAAGAAATGAAGCTGATCTAA
- a CDS encoding 4Fe-4S dicluster domain-containing protein, producing the protein MPNTIYVSKQRCTGCTSCARACPVSCIDMVDRPKEPGVNWRKLAVIDEAKCIFCNACVEACDKLYEKGKNKDVFHAITMVKEKVEGQVTVDVSLYKNVWIFAEVRHGKLMPTAYELLGLGKTLAGTLNEKVAAVIIGKDVAQHAQDLIDHGAEMVYVLEHPGLDNFVDEVYTQLLTDLIAREKPNKFLLPASTIGRSFGSRVAVAVNTGITADATELSIDPATRMLHATRPSFGGNLMATILCEKHRPEMATVRPMSFPRAPKRDGRTGEVVKVNVDLGKIKQRTRFVRFEAEKGEGQDITAADVIVAGGRGVGSADGFKSLEALAKALGGAVAASRAAVDAGWIPYRTQVGLTGRTVRPKLYIAAGVSGQIQHLAGMSSSEVIVSINKDPECPMNKLATFSIDGDLFEMIPALVKEIERRRGH; encoded by the coding sequence ATGCCCAACACCATCTACGTTTCCAAACAACGCTGCACCGGCTGCACCTCCTGCGCGCGGGCTTGCCCCGTCTCCTGCATCGACATGGTGGACCGTCCGAAGGAACCGGGCGTCAACTGGCGCAAGCTCGCCGTCATCGACGAGGCCAAGTGCATTTTCTGCAACGCCTGCGTCGAGGCCTGCGACAAGCTTTATGAAAAGGGCAAAAACAAAGACGTCTTCCACGCCATCACGATGGTCAAGGAAAAAGTCGAGGGCCAGGTTACGGTCGACGTGTCCCTCTACAAAAACGTTTGGATTTTCGCCGAGGTCCGTCACGGGAAACTCATGCCGACGGCCTACGAGCTCCTGGGCCTGGGGAAAACCCTGGCCGGGACCTTGAACGAGAAAGTCGCCGCTGTCATCATCGGCAAGGACGTGGCCCAACACGCCCAGGATTTGATCGACCACGGGGCCGAAATGGTCTACGTGCTCGAACACCCGGGCCTCGACAACTTTGTCGACGAAGTGTACACCCAGCTTTTGACGGACCTGATCGCCCGGGAGAAACCCAACAAATTCCTCCTGCCGGCGTCGACCATCGGGCGCTCGTTTGGATCCCGGGTGGCCGTGGCGGTCAACACCGGCATCACGGCCGACGCCACGGAATTGTCGATCGATCCGGCGACCCGGATGCTGCACGCCACGCGCCCCTCCTTCGGCGGGAACTTGATGGCGACCATTCTCTGCGAAAAGCATCGCCCCGAAATGGCCACGGTGCGTCCCATGTCCTTCCCCCGGGCTCCCAAGCGGGACGGTCGCACGGGCGAGGTGGTGAAAGTCAACGTGGATTTGGGCAAGATCAAGCAACGGACCCGCTTCGTTCGCTTCGAGGCCGAAAAGGGCGAAGGCCAGGACATCACCGCCGCCGACGTCATCGTGGCCGGCGGGCGCGGGGTGGGGAGCGCGGACGGATTCAAATCCCTGGAGGCCTTGGCCAAGGCCCTGGGCGGGGCCGTGGCCGCCAGCCGAGCCGCCGTCGATGCGGGATGGATCCCCTACCGGACCCAAGTGGGCCTCACCGGCCGCACGGTGCGCCCCAAGCTTTACATCGCCGCGGGGGTCAGCGGCCAGATTCAGCACTTGGCGGGCATGAGTTCCAGCGAAGTCATCGTGTCCATCAACAAAGACCCGGAATGCCCCATGAACAAACTGGCGACGTTTTCCATCGACGGGGACCTTTTTGAAATGATCCCGGCGCTCGTGAAGGAAATCGAAAGGCGCCGCGG